The following DNA comes from Halorhabdus tiamatea SARL4B.
GACGAACAGTCGAGCTCGGTCGCGATCCATTGTTCGCTGGAGAAAAGACAACAGAAATCTGAGAGATATTCAGTGTACAGCAGTATATAACGGATTATCGTGGCCACCTATTCGAGTGCGAAGGGGGCCAGTTGGAGACGACGGAGAACGAGAGATGGTCCAATTCGGCGGATAGATCCGCATTGGAAAATAACGCACACCGTTGGAACGATCGACATCAAACGTCTAGCTAGATCTAGTACTTTTGTTCTAGTCGTACGTAGTACTATTTACTACTAGACAGTATAGATTATCTCAATAAACGTTTTAGTTTCGTCGTACGGATACAGTTTCACCTAATGAGTTATAAAACCCTGTCATTCTAGACTATCGTCCCGCGTTGCTGAGACCCCCCACCCGGGTGTGCTGGCCGTTCCACTCGAAACGAAGGGGTGGGGGGTGGGGGCTCTCTCGTCGGAAGTCTCACTCGTGGGGTGTCTCTCATCGACTCGTTGATTCGATCGGTGGCTTCTGTTTCATTTTTCGAGATCGGTCGGGCCACTCCCTCTCTGTGGACGAGCCTCATCAAAGCTGCCGCATGACTGTTTACCTATTTCGTTCCCTGTTACTCTATTTCGTTTTCTGCATCCCTGTTACCCCATTTCGTTCCCTGTTACCCCATTTCGTTCTCTGCAACGATATGGCCGTGCGCTCATTCTTTACGATCGACTGGGCACAACCTGAACCGAAATTTTTAATAGCGTCTCACCCACCCGTTGTTCTGGTTCAACTGCACAGAGGACATCGTCTCGCATTCCGGTATTTCGACGCTACAGGCCGTTTTCGGCCAGTATTTCGGATCTGCGGGCGAATCTCCACCTGAAAGAAGGGGGATTGAAATCACATGCAAGGCACCGACGACGAATCCGAGACACACGCCGAGGACAGTGGAGACGGCGATGCAACCGGGTCGGTCGGGACCGGCCCGATCCCCGAGGAGTCAGCGTCACCATCCACCGACGCGGCTGCTCACACAGTCGATCAGCCAATCGACGATGCCGATAGCGAGGCTGATCCGGCCAGCCCCGGAAAATCTGGGTCAGTCGGTCCCGATCCTGGACCGGTTTCGGGTCAGGACGAGGACAGTCAGTCCGTCCCCGCCGTCGACCAGGACGAGGACAGTCAGTCCGTCCCCGCCGTCGAGGATGATGTCCCTATCGACGACGACTGGACGACACGCTCGTCGGATGCCTCGCTTGGCACGTCGGTCGAAGACACCCCGTCGAACGCGGCTGGCTCGATCGACGAGGATCTACTCGACGAAATCGTCTTCGAAGACGACGAAGACACCGACGAAGCCTCGCGTGGGCTCTTCGACGACCTCCTCAGCGGGGAGCCGATCTTCGAGAACAAGGAGGTCCTCCGACCTTCCTACACGCCACGGAAGCTTCCCCATCGCGAGGAACAGATCAACAACATGGCGACGATTCTCGTCGCCGCGCTCCGCGGAGACACACCCTCGAATATCCTCATCTACGGGAAGACAGGTACGGGCAAGACCGCGAGTGCGAAGTTCGTCAGCGAGGAACTCGAACGCACCTCCGAGAAGTACGAGGTGCCCTGTGACGTCGAGTACATCAACTGCGAGGTGACCGACACACAGTATCGTGTGCTCGCACAGCTCGCAAACACCTTCATCGAGAACAACGAAGACCACATCGAGAACCGCCTCGACGAACTCGAAGCACTGAAAGAACGCGCCGAGGACGATCCGAGCGCACTTGACGGGACGGAGTTCGCCACGCTTGAAGCCGTCGACGGCGAGATCGACTCCCTCGAGGCGGATCTGGACTCCTTCGAGACAGTCCCGATGACGGGGTGGCCGACCGACCGCGTCTACAGCACCTTCTTCGACGCCGTCGATTACACCGAACGCGTCGTCGTGATCATGCTCGACGAGATCGACAAACTCGTCGAGAAGAGCGGCGACGACACTCTCTACAATCTCTCGCGGATGAACAACGAACTCGAGAATTCACGGGTCTCGATCATCGGGATCTCCAACGACCTGAAGTTCACTGACTTTCTGGACCCCCGCGTCAAGTCCAGCCTCGGCGAGGAGGAGATCGTCTTCCCGCCGTACGACGCAAACCAGCTCCGGGACATCCTCCAGGCTCGCGCGGACGTCGCGTTCAAGGACGACGCGCTCTCGGAGGACGTCATCCCGCTGTGTGCGGCCTTTGCGGCCCAGGAGCATGGTGACGCGCGCCGGGCACTCGATCTCCTCCGGACGGCGGGCGAACTCGCCGAACGTGGTCAGATCGACCGTGTCGCCGAGGACCACGTCCGGCAGGCCCAGGAGAAGATCGAACTCGATCGGGTCGTCGAAGTCGTCCGCACCTTGCCCACCCAGAGCAAACTCGTTCTCTTCGCGATCATCCTCTTAGAGAAAAACGGCGTCCACAACATCAACACCGGCGAGGTGTACAACATCTACAAGCGTCTCTGTGAGGAGATCGACGCCGACGTCCTCACCCAGCGACGGGTCACCGACCTCATCTCCGAACTCGACATGCTCGGGATCGTCAACGCCGTCGTCGTCTCGAAGGGCCGCTACGGCCGCACCAAGGAGATCAGTCTCTCCGTTCCCCTAGACGAAACCGAGGCCGTGCTGCACTCGGATTCGCGACTCGGCGACATCGAGGACGTCCAGCCGTTCATTCAGGCCCGCTTCGATCAGTGACGATTCAGGGCGTGGCTGGCGCGGTGTCGCTGCTGTTGGTTGGCGCTGTCAGTCTGTCCCTGTCCGTTGCGTTCGTCGCTGTCACGTTCGTCGCTGTCACGTTCGTCGACCGGACTTCCCCCGAAAGCAGTCGCACCTGGCCGAGTCCCGGCACGCCGTATTCGGCGGTTCCGATCACCCACTCGGGCTTGACCGGCTCGCTGATACCCATGGCCTGATCGTATCGCTTGTTCGAGACCGTGTTGTCGCCCTTCGTGATGAACCCGGCGTTGGGGGCCGGACAGTTGGCGAGTTCCTCGCAGTTGTCCGCCCCACCAACGCCCGTTGAATCGGCCCGATCGTACCAGTTTTCGCCGTCCGCCACCCAGAACATCGCGCGGTGAATGATCGGCGTCGCCTCACCGTTGCCGTCTGGTTCGTAGATGACGACGTCACCGTAACCCTCGAACGTGCGGTAGCCGGTCTCCTCGCCGACTCGTGCCGGAACGACACCGGACTCTCCGATCGCTCCCGGTCCGGGGAAACGCTGTTCGTCCATCACGAAGACGAGATCGCCAGTGTCGATGTGTGGTTCCATACTCGCACTCTCGATCGCCACGAGCGGCGGCCACACGCCGCTGGTCGCGAACAACAGCGCGCCGATGAGGGCGACGATCACCACGCTACTCACGATGTCGAAGGCGTACTGCAGGACATGCTTCCATCTATCCCCGCCGTCACCCGAGGGCGATCGCGTCTGTGTGGGCTTTCGAACACCTGAATCGGGTGACATCGACGACTCCTGGTACTGGATGCCCTGTCGGCCCGGGTCCGCCGTTCGATCCGTCTGGTCGTCCGCTGGATCGACGTCTTCCCGCGGTGAGAACCGATCGGGGACGTGCTGATCGTCGTGTGTGGCGGGCGCTTTCCCCTCTCGTCCCGGAGACGACTGCTCCCGATCTGCGTGATTGTCGTGTCTGGCGGACTCATCGGCGCCATCCGGGACCGTCCCGTCCTCGACGTCGGCAGACT
Coding sequences within:
- a CDS encoding Cdc6/Cdc18 family protein, which encodes MQGTDDESETHAEDSGDGDATGSVGTGPIPEESASPSTDAAAHTVDQPIDDADSEADPASPGKSGSVGPDPGPVSGQDEDSQSVPAVDQDEDSQSVPAVEDDVPIDDDWTTRSSDASLGTSVEDTPSNAAGSIDEDLLDEIVFEDDEDTDEASRGLFDDLLSGEPIFENKEVLRPSYTPRKLPHREEQINNMATILVAALRGDTPSNILIYGKTGTGKTASAKFVSEELERTSEKYEVPCDVEYINCEVTDTQYRVLAQLANTFIENNEDHIENRLDELEALKERAEDDPSALDGTEFATLEAVDGEIDSLEADLDSFETVPMTGWPTDRVYSTFFDAVDYTERVVVIMLDEIDKLVEKSGDDTLYNLSRMNNELENSRVSIIGISNDLKFTDFLDPRVKSSLGEEEIVFPPYDANQLRDILQARADVAFKDDALSEDVIPLCAAFAAQEHGDARRALDLLRTAGELAERGQIDRVAEDHVRQAQEKIELDRVVEVVRTLPTQSKLVLFAIILLEKNGVHNINTGEVYNIYKRLCEEIDADVLTQRRVTDLISELDMLGIVNAVVVSKGRYGRTKEISLSVPLDETEAVLHSDSRLGDIEDVQPFIQARFDQ
- a CDS encoding S26 family signal peptidase, whose translation is MSPDSGVRKPTQTRSPSGDGGDRWKHVLQYAFDIVSSVVIVALIGALLFATSGVWPPLVAIESASMEPHIDTGDLVFVMDEQRFPGPGAIGESGVVPARVGEETGYRTFEGYGDVVIYEPDGNGEATPIIHRAMFWVADGENWYDRADSTGVGGADNCEELANCPAPNAGFITKGDNTVSNKRYDQAMGISEPVKPEWVIGTAEYGVPGLGQVRLLSGEVRSTNVTATNVTATNATDRDRLTAPTNSSDTAPATP